The Haloterrigena turkmenica DSM 5511 genome includes the window ACGGTTACTCGATGGGGGTAAAAGGCCTACCATTTCCATCGACGGCCGGCAAAAATTGAACGATTCCCGACAAGCCTGCACGAGATATCGGAGTCGAGAGGCTCTGAAACGCCGGTATGTTTCCGAATCTGGAAATTCGGCGTATATAAACATTCGTCTTATGACGGGTCTATGAGTGGACAAAACGCAACTTTGTCTCGACGGCAGGTGTGACGGGTATCGACGAATGTGGAACTCTCGAGACGTGGACACCGCGACGTAGCGCGCGTCACTCGCGGGCGGAAAATCGAGCCGTGAACGCCCTCGAGATCGACGGGTCCACCCGCCGGGTCGTTCGCCGCCGACTCGAGGGCGGTTCACGACGCTCGTCGACCGTCCGAGCCGACTCGCTCGGCAGTGGCGTCTCTCACGCCGGCGGCATCGACGCGAGCGATCGACAAAACGTCAGTGACTGTTTCTGACAACGCTCTAATGTTATCGATGATTTCCGCTCGAGACGATGGCCGAAACGGCTCGAGTCGACGACCGGCAATCGGTCGCCGGCCAGCGATCGGCGCCGGGAGTTCGACAATCGACGTCGAGTAGTTTTATCATCGTCGTTGCCGTGGTCGAACCTATGCTGGAAACACCACACTACGCGGCGCGACACTGCCCCCACTGTGCGACGACGCTGTCGAACGTGCAGGGCGTCGCCGCCTGTCCGGAGTGTCAGTGGATCGATAGCGACTGACGCTCAGCGACGGCGTCGGTCCGGCCGTCCCCGCCGCCCGGTCGCGTTCCCGAGCCCCGCCGCCGAGGCGGAACCTCTTTTTGTCGACCGGTACAACCCCGGTGCATGGCCGAATCCGAGGTGGACTTAGAGTCCGAGAAGTACGAGAAGCACCGCGAGGCGGGGGAAATCCTCGCGCAGGTGCGCGAAGAGGCAGCCGAGCGCGTCGAGGTCGGCACGAGCCACCTCAAGATCGCCGAGTTCGCCGAGGATCGCATTCGGGAACTCGGCGGCGAACCCGCCTTCCCGGTCAACATCTCGATCGACGAGGAGGCGGCCCACGCGACGCCCTCGATCGACGATGACACCACGTTCGGCGAGGAGATGGTTAACTTAGACATCGGCGTCCACGTCGACGGCTGGCTGGCCGACACCGCCATCACCGTCGACCTCTCGGGTAACCCGGAGCTCGCCGAGGCCTCCGAGCAGGCCCTCGAGGCCGCTCTGGACATCATCGAACCGGGCGTCGACACCGGCGATATCGGCGCCGAGATCGAGGACGTCATCGACGGCTACGGCTACAACCCCGTCGTCAACCTGACCGGGCACGGACTGGGCCACTGGGAGCAACACACCAGCCCGAACATACCCAACCGTGCGGTCTCGCAGGGGACGACCCTCGAGGTCGGCGACGTCGTCGCTATCGAACCGTTCGCGACCGACGGCGGCGGCAAGGTCAGCGAGGGCGCCAGCGAGGAAATTTTCGCCTTAGAGCGCGAGGGCTCGGTACGCAACCGGCAGGCCCGCGAAGCGCTGGAGCAGATCACCGAGGAGTTCCGCACGCTGCCCTTCGCGACGCGGTGGCTCGAGACCGACCGACCGGAGATGGCGCTGCGCCGTCTCAAGCGCAACGACATCGTCCACGGCTACCCCGTGTTGAAGGAGGACGACGGCTACCTCGTCAGCCAGAAGGAGCACACGATCATTATCACCGAGGACGGCTGCGAAGTCACGACGGCGTCGGACTGACCGTCACAGCCTCGACTCGAGCGGTTCGCTAACTCACTGACGAGCGGTCGCGTCGAAAAGAGGGATGTAGGGGGGTTCGCGGGAGACCGGCAACGAGGGCGGTTCGTAGCGCGGTCGTCAGTCGATCGTTCTCAGGCGTTGTTCATCCGCTGGCTCGAGCGGTTGCCACACCGCTGGCACTCGGCCACGCGGTAGGGTTCGCGCGAGAACTGCGCGTTCTCTTTCTTCAGGCTCTCGGTTCGGATCTGGACGGACACTTCGTGGAGTGTCTCGAGGTCGCAGTCGGGGCAGTGCTCGGTCATCCCGTTGAAGGAGTCGTCAGTCGTTGCCATTACCGGGACCTTTCCGTAGTACAAGCTTAAATCCCTGTTTCATTTCGAGAACTGAGTCGAAAAATCGCAAGACGGCGTTATGGTGCTGATAAAACGCTCCGAGAGCGTTCTATATCGTTTATCGACCTCTCTCGTACGGTCGTACTGTTCACCGATCCCTCTTGAAACCGACACGAAGTATTAGATTTGCAGATAATCCTGAATAATTGTCGGAGTGAAACTCTTTAGGCTCTCCCTCTCTTGTGTCAGGTATGGATCAGGTGTTTGCACCCTGGCGGATCGACTGGATCAAGCGCGACGAGGGAAACCCCGACGTCGAGGACTGCGTCTTCTGTGAACTGCCCGCCCTTGAAACTGACAGGGAGAACCTGATCGTCGCCCGGAGCGAGCACGCGTTCGTGATGTTCAATAATTACCCGTACAACCCGGGTCACGCGATGGTTATTCCTCACACTCATACCGGCGACTACACCGAACTCGACGGCGAGCAACTGCTCGACCACGCCCGCTTGAAACAGCGCACCTTCGATGCGCTCGAGGTCGGCCTCGAGCCGGATGGCTTCAACGCTGGCTTGAACTTAGGTGACGGGGCCGGCGGCTCCATCGACGACCACCTCCACACCCACGTCGTGCCCCGCTGGGAGGGCGACACCAACTTCATGCCCGTCATCAGCGACACCACGGTGATCGTCGAGGCGCTCGAGGAAACCTACGAGCGCGTTCGCGAGGCGTTCGCCGAGCAGGCGGGTGCCACCGCTCCCGACGAGGACAGCGCCGTCGTCTTCGAGTTCGAGTAGCGCCGTCCGGCTCGTTTTGCGACCCTCCGGTGCGACTGCCGGCCGAATCCTTGTGCGCGTCTCCGTCGAACGCCGAACGCGTGTACGTCCTGGCCCGACTCGAGGAACTGATCGCGGCGTATCTCTCCCTGCTGGACAACGTCGCGACCTTCCTGCTGACGTTCGCGCTGGTGTACGCGTTCGGTCGCGTCGTCGTCCGACCGCTCGTGAGCGCCGCGCTGGACTATCGAGACACGGAACGGACCCTCCAGCGGGGCCTCGAGCGCGTCGTGGCATTCGGCGTGATCACCGCGGCGATCGTGGTCGGTCTCTCGATCGCCGGTCTCAGCTTCGTCCTCGATCGCGCGGCGATCCTCGTCGCGGCGCTGACGGTCGCGCTCGGTTTCGCCGCGCAGAACGTCGTTGGCAACTTCGTCAGCGGCGCGTTCATCGTCACCGATCCGAGCTTCAACATCGGCGATTGGATCCGGTGGTCGGATCAGGAAGGGATCATCGAGGACATCAGCTTCCGGTCGACGCGGGTCCGAACGCTCGACAACGAGACCATCACGGTGCCGAATTCGGAACTGACCGCGAACGCGGTTACCAACGCCGTCCTCAACGACCGACTCCGGCTGACCTTCCCGATCGCGGTCAGTTACGACGACGATCTCGACGCCGTCACCCGGATTTTGACCGACGCGGCTGTCGACCACCCCGATATCCTCGCGGACCCGCAGCCAACCGCTCGAATTGCAGCCCTCGACGACGCGGTGCAGGTCGTCGCCTCGTTCTGGATCGCCGATCCCGACAGCAGTACCTACGCTCGCGTTCGCTCGGAGTACGCCCGCGAAATCGTCGATCGGCTCGAGCGCGAGGGGATCGATCTCGCCGCCGCGACCCCGCAGGCGCTCGAGCAGTCTGTCGCCGCGGGGCCGCGATCGGCGATTCACGCGAGGACGGACGATATCGGCAGCGGAACCGACGAGTAACGGCTCGCACGGCGGGCGGACCGGACACTTTTAGTGGTCGTTGTCGTGCGGTTCGGTAGCATGGAATACGAAGTGATCCACACCGACGACGTTCCGATGACGGATCTCTCCGAGAACGACGAGATCCCGCCTGACCTGCGGATCCGCGCGCTCGACGAGGTTCTGGGAACCGACCACGTCCACCTCAAACTCTGGTACTTCGACCCCGGCGAGGAAATTCGATACCACGCCCACGCCGAGCAGGAGGAGCTCTACTACGTCCTCGAGGGCGAGTTCTCGCTGAAACTCGGTCGCTCGGGCGAGGAGGAGTACGTCGAGGCCGGCCCGGGAACGTTCTGGATCGCCAAACCCGAAATCGGCCACGGCCACCGCAACGTCGGCGACGAGGAGGGCGTCGTGCTCGCTATCGGCGCCCCGGCCGTCGAGGATCCGGGGCTGGATCCCCACGGACTCGACGAGGGTGACGGATAACGGACCCTACGCCGCGCCAGTTCAGGCGTACGTCTGCTCGAGGTAGTCGACGATCCGCTCGGATTCGGCCATCGTGACGCCGTACTCGTCGTCGACGATGACCGGCACCTGCCGCTGGCCGGAGATCCGCTTGACCTCGTCGCGCTTGGAGTGCAGTCCCTCGACCCAGACGCTGTCGTAGTCGATATCGAGTTCGTCCAAGCGGTCGGCGACGAGTTCGCAGTACGGACAGCCCTCGAGTTGGTACAGCGTAACCATATCCGTGTATTCGGCGCGGATCGCCAAAAGGGTGGGTGGCGCTCGCTTGCGGTCGCCCCAGGGCCGCTCGTCGTCGCCGTTCTGCCGGGGCACGGGGACTTTTGTCGCTGCCCGAAGCAGTCCGGGTATGCCACCGACCGAGGGTGACGAACTCCCCGACTTCGAGGCACTGCTGTGCGACGGCGAGACGTTCCGTTCGACGGCGCTGTCCGCGGCGCTCGGCGAGCGCGGCGGCGTCGTGATCTGTACCGGGTTCGCGTTCAGCGCGATCGCGCAGAACTGGTGGAAACAGTTCGTCCGGGCCGGTTGGGGAGCGTTCGAGGACGTCGCGGTGCTGGGCGTGAGTCGAGACGGTCCGTACGCGCAAAACGAGTTCTTACGCTGGCTGGACGAGCCCGCGTTTCGCTTCTTCGCGGACGTCAACGGTGAGGTGAGCGAGTCGCTCGATCTGCTGGCCGACCGCGATCACATGGCGAACGTCTCGACCCCGTGGCGCTCGGCGTTCGTCGCTGACGCCGACCGCGAGGTACGGTATGCGTTCGTCGCCGACGACTGGATCTCGCCGCTGCCGCTCGAGGAGATCGAAGACGCAGTCGCGACTCTATGAGATCGGCGGTCGTCGGTTCCGGTCACCGAGTCAGCGCTTCGGGCTCGCAGTACAGCGTCGTCCCGTTTTTCGCACACTCGATGCGCAGTGGATCGCCGTACGTGACCGACACGTGCTCGAGCGCCCGAACGTAGTGGGCGGGAACGTCGCCCCCGGTCTGGCCCTCGAGCTCCGTGAGCAGCCCGGCGTCGCACAGCGCTTCGACCTTCCGGTAGGTCGTCGACAGCGGGAGGTCGAGCGCCTCGGAGACCTCCCGCACCGGCGCCGGCTCGTCGAGGTACCGGTAGATCGCCCGCGCGTCGTCGTCGGTGAGCAACTCGACGATCCGGCGCGGGGTACAACCGAGCGGTCCGTCCCGCTCGGCGCGGGCGCACGCGGTCGTCTCGGTGGTTGTGTCGCTCATATCCGGTCGTTCGATCGCCCGGCTCTTCAGACGGGTGTCCGATTCTCGACGACTGGGAGTCGGATCGCGCTCCGTCCCCTCGAGCGGCTCGTAATCGACGGATCGACGCCCGCGTCGCCTCAGACCGGCTCGCCGAACGCGTACATCGTCTCGTGGGCCGCCACCTCGAGGTCGACGAAGTCGCCGGGTTCTATGCCGTACTCGCTCGCGTTTTGCACGATGACCTGTCGGTACGCGGAGTCGCGACACTTCACGGAGTCGGCGGTCCCCTCCTCGACGACGAGACAGTCCTCGCGGACCTCGCCGACCATGTCGGCGTAGGCCTCGCGGACGATCTCGCGCTTGACCTCGCTCATCTCCTTCGAGCGCTCCTTCTTGACCGTGCCGCCCAGCCCCTTCATCTCGGCGGCGTCCGTCCCGGGGCGCTTCGAGAAGCGGGTGACGTTGATCTTTTCGGGCCGGGTCTCGCGCAGCAGCGCCATCGACTGGGCGTGATCGCGGTCGGTCTCGGTGGGGAAGCCGACGATGAAGTCCGTCGAGAGCGTCCAGTAGTCCAGGGCGTCGTCGAAGGTCTCGACGACCTCGACGTACTCGTCGACCTGGTGCTGGCGGCGCATGTCCCCGAGCACGTCGTTCGAACCGGACTGGACGGGCGCGTGCAGGAAGTCGTAGAGCTCCTCGTTTTCGGCGAAAACCGCGGCGAGTTCCTCGCGGATGCCGTGGACGCCCTTCGGGTTGGCCATCCCGACGCGCACCCGGAAGTCGCCCTCGATCGCACAGATCTCGGAGAGCAGTCGGTGGAGCTTCCGCTCGCCCTCGTCCCAGCCGTAGACGCCGGTGTCCTGCCCCGTGATCCGGATCTCCTTGGCGCCGGCGTGGATCAGCGCGCGGGCTTTCTCGACGTTTTCCTCGATCGGGGGCGAGTCGATCTTACCCGTCGCTTGCTTCGTGATGCAGTACGAACAGTCGGACATGCAGCCGCGGGCGATGGGGAGGATGCCGACGACCCCGTCTAAGATCGGTTCGGCGTCGGGCGTCGTCGTCGGACACTCGCCGTTGGTGACCGCCTCCGGGACCTCGTCCCAGTGGAGCACCTGTCCGTCGACGTCGGCCGCGCGGAACTCCTCACCCTGTGCGAGGGCCATACAGCCGGTGATGAAGAGGTCCGCGGTCTCCTCCGAGAGCTCTTCGGCCCGCCGGAGCATGTTCCGCTCGGTCTTCTCGACGACGGTGCAGGTGTTGAGGATGGCGACGTCGGCTTCGTCCGGTCCGTCGACCCGGTAGTGGCCCGCATCGCGGAGCCGGCGCTCGATCTCGCGGCTTTCCCCGCGGTTGGACGTACAGCCGTAGGTTTCGATGTGGTACCGGGCCATTCGCTTGCACGTGTTTCGGGCCCGGGACGGCAAAAGCGCGACGAATCCGGCCCGTCCCGTTCGTGACATTCCCTCTCGAGGTCCAGTCACGAACGGCGTCCACCGATAGCGCGCGGCGAATCGTGCGGGTTACGAGGAGTGAGTCACCTGCCGGTTATCGCCCGTCAGCGGCGCAGACTGTCGATCGCGAGTTCGACGTACTCGGTGAACGAGACGGTGGGCGTCCCGGGCAGGTAGACCGGGAGGTCGGGGTCCTCGAGTCGGACGTTCGTAATCGGATCTCTGGGTTCGGTTGCGTCCATGTCTCCGTTTCGAGCCGGAGGGGTTTAACGAATTCGAAAATATTGTTTCCGAATCCGTGCATAACGATCGTTATTGAGCAACCATCGCACGGTAGCGAGCGCCACGGGGGTTCTCAGGGCTCGTCCTCGGCGAGCGCCTCGAGGGCCTCTCGGCCGACGTGAATCGTCCGTCGGCCGGTCGACTCCGCCGTGATGAGGACGCCGGCCGAGAAGTCGGGTTCACCGCTGTCGTCGTAGAGTTCGTCGGGGGTCGTTCCGATCCGGACCGACTCGCGGATCGCGAACATCGCCTCCCGGACGGCGTCGCTGCGATCGTCCGCGCTGGCGACGTCCAGAGACTCGAACTCCTCGTCGCGGGTCGCGAGTCGCTCGCGGACGCGGTCGACGTGGTCGGCGGGAGCCGCGGAATCGTAGATGTAGGTCCGGACGCGCATGGTCGCGGTACGGATCGAACGGTCTTGAACGCTGGTACCGAGCAGCCTCGAACGGTGGCGAACGCCGAGGTCGCCCAATGGGGATCGGAACCCGATCGAACGGGCCGACTCAGCCGCCGAACTTCTCTCTCTCGAGGCGGTCGTAATTGTCGTGGAAGACGGTCAGCGTCGCCCGGAGCGCGCCGAGGATGACCGGTCCGAAGAACAGCCCCATGAAGCCGAAGGCGTAGGCGCCGCCGAGGACGCCGACGATGATGACCGCGGGGTTCAGTTCGGCGTAGCGGTCGACGACGAGCGGCCGCAGGTAGTCGTCCGAGAGGCCGACGATGACGGTGCTGTAGACGAACAGTCCCACGGCAAACAGCGGTTCGCCGGTCGCCAGCAGGAAGACGACGGCGGGCCCCCAGACGAGGAAGGTGCCGATGATCGGAATCAGCGCGAGAACGACCATGATGACGGTCCAGAACGCGGCGTTCGGGATTCCGGTGACGATCAGCCCGATCCCCGCGAGCAGTCCCTGAACGAGGGCGATGAGGACGTGGCCGATGAGGACGGCATGCATGACCTCGTCGAGTTCGGTGTAGAGGTCGTCCTGGACGTCGTCCGGTAGCGGCGTCCGCTTGCGAATCCAGCCGATGAG containing:
- the map gene encoding type II methionyl aminopeptidase, whose product is MAESEVDLESEKYEKHREAGEILAQVREEAAERVEVGTSHLKIAEFAEDRIRELGGEPAFPVNISIDEEAAHATPSIDDDTTFGEEMVNLDIGVHVDGWLADTAITVDLSGNPELAEASEQALEAALDIIEPGVDTGDIGAEIEDVIDGYGYNPVVNLTGHGLGHWEQHTSPNIPNRAVSQGTTLEVGDVVAIEPFATDGGGKVSEGASEEIFALEREGSVRNRQAREALEQITEEFRTLPFATRWLETDRPEMALRRLKRNDIVHGYPVLKEDDGYLVSQKEHTIIITEDGCEVTTASD
- a CDS encoding DUF7835 family putative zinc beta-ribbon protein; the protein is MATTDDSFNGMTEHCPDCDLETLHEVSVQIRTESLKKENAQFSREPYRVAECQRCGNRSSQRMNNA
- a CDS encoding HIT family protein gives rise to the protein MDQVFAPWRIDWIKRDEGNPDVEDCVFCELPALETDRENLIVARSEHAFVMFNNYPYNPGHAMVIPHTHTGDYTELDGEQLLDHARLKQRTFDALEVGLEPDGFNAGLNLGDGAGGSIDDHLHTHVVPRWEGDTNFMPVISDTTVIVEALEETYERVREAFAEQAGATAPDEDSAVVFEFE
- a CDS encoding mechanosensitive ion channel family protein, with the translated sequence MYVLARLEELIAAYLSLLDNVATFLLTFALVYAFGRVVVRPLVSAALDYRDTERTLQRGLERVVAFGVITAAIVVGLSIAGLSFVLDRAAILVAALTVALGFAAQNVVGNFVSGAFIVTDPSFNIGDWIRWSDQEGIIEDISFRSTRVRTLDNETITVPNSELTANAVTNAVLNDRLRLTFPIAVSYDDDLDAVTRILTDAAVDHPDILADPQPTARIAALDDAVQVVASFWIADPDSSTYARVRSEYAREIVDRLEREGIDLAAATPQALEQSVAAGPRSAIHARTDDIGSGTDE
- a CDS encoding cupin domain-containing protein; the protein is MEYEVIHTDDVPMTDLSENDEIPPDLRIRALDEVLGTDHVHLKLWYFDPGEEIRYHAHAEQEELYYVLEGEFSLKLGRSGEEEYVEAGPGTFWIAKPEIGHGHRNVGDEEGVVLAIGAPAVEDPGLDPHGLDEGDG
- a CDS encoding glutathione S-transferase N-terminal domain-containing protein, producing MVTLYQLEGCPYCELVADRLDELDIDYDSVWVEGLHSKRDEVKRISGQRQVPVIVDDEYGVTMAESERIVDYLEQTYA
- a CDS encoding redoxin domain-containing protein, whose product is MPPTEGDELPDFEALLCDGETFRSTALSAALGERGGVVICTGFAFSAIAQNWWKQFVRAGWGAFEDVAVLGVSRDGPYAQNEFLRWLDEPAFRFFADVNGEVSESLDLLADRDHMANVSTPWRSAFVADADREVRYAFVADDWISPLPLEEIEDAVATL
- a CDS encoding winged helix-turn-helix domain-containing protein; its protein translation is MSDTTTETTACARAERDGPLGCTPRRIVELLTDDDARAIYRYLDEPAPVREVSEALDLPLSTTYRKVEALCDAGLLTELEGQTGGDVPAHYVRALEHVSVTYGDPLRIECAKNGTTLYCEPEALTR
- a CDS encoding tRNA (N(6)-L-threonylcarbamoyladenosine(37)-C(2))-methylthiotransferase; this encodes MARYHIETYGCTSNRGESREIERRLRDAGHYRVDGPDEADVAILNTCTVVEKTERNMLRRAEELSEETADLFITGCMALAQGEEFRAADVDGQVLHWDEVPEAVTNGECPTTTPDAEPILDGVVGILPIARGCMSDCSYCITKQATGKIDSPPIEENVEKARALIHAGAKEIRITGQDTGVYGWDEGERKLHRLLSEICAIEGDFRVRVGMANPKGVHGIREELAAVFAENEELYDFLHAPVQSGSNDVLGDMRRQHQVDEYVEVVETFDDALDYWTLSTDFIVGFPTETDRDHAQSMALLRETRPEKINVTRFSKRPGTDAAEMKGLGGTVKKERSKEMSEVKREIVREAYADMVGEVREDCLVVEEGTADSVKCRDSAYRQVIVQNASEYGIEPGDFVDLEVAAHETMYAFGEPV
- a CDS encoding AI-2E family transporter, which encodes MNISKGFLLALVAVLAFLSWLLIAPFLQYALIAVLLAYVLRPVQRRLERRTSSMIAAMALVLLTITGFVIPLAIILTVVIQDATRIVENLDADSVSVTEVESLIQEQTGMSVDLMSSLTDAARQGGQLVLEQSTAWLSAFTHALIGFGLALFMLYYLLKDGDKLIGWIRKRTPLPDDVQDDLYTELDEVMHAVLIGHVLIALVQGLLAGIGLIVTGIPNAAFWTVIMVVLALIPIIGTFLVWGPAVVFLLATGEPLFAVGLFVYSTVIVGLSDDYLRPLVVDRYAELNPAVIIVGVLGGAYAFGFMGLFFGPVILGALRATLTVFHDNYDRLEREKFGG